In Bacteroidales bacterium, a genomic segment contains:
- a CDS encoding universal stress protein translates to MEKLERPIIVPWDFSPVAENAFKHAVNVSKALNREILLLHVAHEEHHIAGKSSELEASAEKLGKEYGKKPHVKVVGGSIFHAIGETAKELKTEMIIMGTHGMKGAQKLFGSRALKVVVSSRIPFLVIQDKPVKEKFDTILLPIDFKRENKEKANWIYYLARNFGSKFIILKSSARDKGFKRKILSNIKYVETFLKGHDVAYEIVTASGKEKFKKEIVHFAREHNADLILIMATRDIRWVDYMLGAPEQYILANPENLPVMCMNPRPAKIAGGFRAAGGA, encoded by the coding sequence ATGGAAAAGTTAGAAAGGCCTATTATCGTACCATGGGATTTCTCCCCGGTGGCTGAGAACGCTTTTAAGCATGCTGTAAATGTTTCAAAGGCTCTGAACAGAGAGATTCTTCTTTTGCACGTCGCACATGAAGAACATCATATAGCTGGTAAAAGCAGCGAACTGGAAGCCTCCGCGGAAAAACTCGGGAAAGAGTATGGTAAAAAGCCTCATGTTAAAGTGGTGGGAGGATCCATTTTCCATGCCATCGGAGAGACCGCAAAGGAGTTAAAGACTGAAATGATAATCATGGGAACCCATGGGATGAAGGGTGCTCAGAAACTTTTTGGCAGCAGGGCGCTGAAGGTAGTGGTTTCCTCCCGGATCCCCTTCCTGGTGATTCAGGATAAGCCGGTAAAGGAGAAATTTGACACCATTCTGCTTCCCATTGATTTCAAACGTGAAAACAAGGAGAAGGCAAACTGGATTTATTATCTGGCAAGGAATTTCGGATCGAAATTCATTATTCTGAAGTCGAGTGCCAGGGATAAAGGGTTTAAAAGAAAAATACTCTCCAATATCAAGTACGTGGAAACCTTTCTCAAAGGACACGATGTGGCATATGAGATTGTTACCGCTTCGGGCAAGGAAAAATTCAAAAAGGAGATTGTCCATTTTGCCAGGGAACATAACGCAGACCTGATTTTAATTATGGCTACGCGCGACATACGCTGGGTAGACTATATGTTGGGAGCTCCCGAACAGTATATCCTGGCCAATCCGGAAAACCTGCCAGTTATGTGCATGAATCCCAGACCTGCAAAAATTGCCGGTGGATTCAGAGCCGCCGGAGGCGCGTAA
- the recO gene encoding DNA repair protein RecO, with translation MIRKTRGIVLHTTRYGESSLVVHCYTELWGRQTFMAKGVRKSRRQNRSNLFQPLFILDFEVYHKDSRELQLVKEVNRAIPLNSIPFDITKSTQAIFMAEVLYRVVKEQESNPILANFLISTIQYLDALEEAAPDFHILFMFQLSRHLGFYPQNNFGEERIFFNLDSGQFKAHFGNPELFLNQEDSKLWSHYMQSDLQALKERTFNGAQRKQILDNLLRFYKFHVSGMAEIRSLEVLHSYFVK, from the coding sequence ATGATCCGGAAAACCAGGGGCATTGTTCTGCACACCACGAGGTACGGCGAATCCAGCCTTGTGGTTCATTGCTATACCGAGCTTTGGGGCAGGCAGACTTTCATGGCGAAGGGAGTAAGAAAATCAAGAAGACAGAACCGATCCAATCTGTTTCAGCCTCTCTTTATCCTGGATTTTGAAGTCTACCATAAAGACAGCAGGGAGCTCCAGCTGGTCAAGGAGGTTAACAGGGCTATTCCCCTCAATTCCATTCCCTTTGATATCACCAAGAGTACGCAGGCGATCTTTATGGCTGAGGTCCTTTACAGGGTGGTGAAGGAACAGGAATCCAACCCCATTCTGGCCAACTTTCTGATCTCTACCATCCAGTACCTGGATGCCCTGGAAGAGGCTGCCCCCGATTTTCATATTTTGTTTATGTTTCAACTGTCGAGGCACCTTGGTTTTTATCCTCAAAATAATTTTGGGGAGGAGCGGATTTTTTTCAACCTGGACAGCGGGCAGTTTAAAGCTCATTTTGGAAACCCCGAGCTCTTCCTGAACCAGGAGGACAGTAAGCTTTGGAGCCATTATATGCAATCTGATTTACAAGCGCTTAAAGAGAGAACTTTTAATGGTGCCCAGAGAAAGCAAATCCTGGATAATCTGCTGCGCTTTTACAAATTTCATGTGAGTGGTATGGCAGAGATACGATCCCTGGAGGTTTTACATTCTTATTTCGTCAAATAG
- a CDS encoding adenylate/guanylate cyclase domain-containing protein: MTPWIQEINLPAPYNEIPNETFYRDHGGTLFIGKSSGLNIIDGREFTYFHMDGPVYVCGDDSDTLYYVSQNDLGFILREEGHTFRAISRKHMLPTSHRNFTPSGIQNIAGETYIFSDIGRFLFSRSEIKYLGLHGDRIEETPGNKVQNQEFIKMIGDKIGIPSEGIRQIFIWNNSEIWILGAYTLHQIHDPSPLNLLEISDFNAGRILKSHIFNGRILLGTSRGIFSVSEDSALTGSWTIRKLLPGSSPSVHLFSTIRDRAFAAGSDGLYHISGMEATLIDPGSFTGIQAVKEESVIASGKQGTVRYTLDQGVWKSTPLDPSLKNSHSFIEYKDIPFFICNNSVFRINARADRIVPVSFHSEDLLYKLVQVEEALFLVSSQQVYSYDSNEETFQPLPANHRSRLLAESDMILPATGGNFWILQNNADYLSPVLYTGDLDAPVSSFAAFPVMQLLGEVMDMAYEDSVLFLTGKDKISLFDLHSLGSMSAEISISLLESEDLVNGERFHFSGLELQHLPEALFRYRVVPGNTSWSRWSSSRDYTVSDIKHGRYSMEVQAMDLYGRISDTAKSAFNIAPPFYASWYAYTAYGIFVLILLFLFQKWRLLSYRRAESRISERMEAKIQNLAAEKEISDKLVAEILTKDTADQIKNQGKAKWRKYERATVLFSDIQGFTKIAEEMNPEKLIDELDTFFFHFDSVVEKYNIEKIKTIGDAYMAAGGIPKKNSTNPVEVVLAALEMQTYMQQLKSTRAKIWDLRIGIHTGPVIAGVVGHKKLSYDIWGDTVNTASRMESSGTPGKINISGMTYSMVKDFFICEYRGKLPVKYKGNIDMYYVSGLRPELSVDLKGIPNKRFFTKLQLLRLGDLEEMVFDDILKRLPETLHFHSLEYARRVYNQSFLLCRSEEIEQEDRLLVRTAALMLLTGLTQDYLNFENRSSVISREILPDFSYSEGQIDQICNLILATKRPFKPNNRLEKILIDAKMEYLGRPDYSDQIKLLYQELRKTGSKINGQQFKKQQLELLFEFQFYTVAAKRMREVSGNEQMSILEQERWI; this comes from the coding sequence TTGACCCCCTGGATACAGGAGATCAATCTCCCTGCTCCATACAACGAGATTCCCAATGAGACTTTCTACCGTGACCACGGGGGAACCCTGTTTATCGGGAAAAGCAGCGGGTTAAACATTATTGACGGAAGAGAGTTCACTTATTTTCATATGGATGGACCGGTGTATGTGTGCGGAGACGACTCTGATACCTTGTATTACGTCTCCCAGAATGACCTGGGCTTCATTCTCCGAGAAGAGGGACACACCTTCCGTGCCATTTCTCGCAAACATATGCTGCCAACTTCCCATCGGAATTTTACTCCATCAGGAATTCAAAATATAGCCGGGGAAACATACATCTTTTCTGATATCGGGCGTTTTCTTTTTTCCAGATCAGAGATTAAATATCTGGGGCTCCACGGCGACCGGATAGAGGAAACCCCCGGAAACAAAGTTCAGAATCAGGAATTCATTAAAATGATCGGGGATAAAATCGGGATACCTTCTGAAGGAATCAGGCAAATCTTTATCTGGAACAATTCCGAAATCTGGATCCTGGGAGCCTATACGCTGCACCAAATCCATGATCCTTCACCGCTCAACCTTCTTGAAATCTCTGATTTTAATGCAGGACGAATTCTGAAATCACATATTTTCAATGGCCGGATTCTACTGGGCACTTCCCGGGGAATTTTCTCTGTTTCAGAAGATAGTGCTCTAACAGGTTCCTGGACAATCAGGAAGCTGCTTCCCGGATCCAGCCCCTCTGTACATTTGTTCTCAACCATCAGGGATCGGGCCTTTGCGGCAGGTTCCGATGGACTGTATCATATCTCCGGAATGGAGGCCACATTAATCGACCCGGGATCCTTTACAGGAATCCAGGCAGTCAAAGAAGAAAGTGTAATAGCATCAGGAAAACAGGGGACTGTCAGGTACACCCTGGACCAGGGAGTGTGGAAATCCACCCCCCTGGATCCCTCCCTTAAAAATTCACACTCCTTTATTGAGTATAAGGATATTCCTTTCTTTATTTGTAACAATAGTGTGTTCAGGATCAATGCCAGGGCAGACCGGATAGTTCCAGTTTCCTTTCATTCTGAAGATCTGCTCTATAAGCTTGTGCAGGTGGAGGAGGCACTGTTTCTGGTGAGCAGTCAACAGGTATATAGCTATGACAGTAATGAAGAGACTTTTCAACCCCTGCCGGCGAATCACAGATCCAGACTACTGGCAGAATCCGATATGATCCTGCCGGCTACCGGAGGTAATTTCTGGATCCTTCAAAATAATGCTGATTATCTCTCTCCGGTATTATATACAGGGGATCTGGATGCGCCGGTAAGCAGCTTTGCTGCTTTCCCCGTCATGCAACTCCTGGGAGAAGTCATGGATATGGCTTACGAAGACAGCGTTCTGTTTCTGACCGGAAAGGACAAAATCTCGCTCTTTGATCTGCACAGCCTGGGAAGCATGTCCGCAGAGATATCAATAAGCCTTTTGGAATCGGAAGATCTGGTAAACGGCGAACGGTTTCACTTCTCTGGTCTTGAGCTGCAGCATTTGCCAGAAGCTCTTTTCAGATACCGGGTTGTTCCGGGAAACACAAGCTGGTCCAGGTGGAGTTCCAGCAGGGACTATACAGTATCGGATATAAAGCATGGCAGATATTCCATGGAAGTTCAGGCCATGGATCTCTACGGGAGAATAAGCGATACCGCAAAAAGTGCTTTTAATATTGCTCCCCCTTTTTACGCAAGCTGGTATGCTTATACTGCATATGGAATCTTCGTTCTCATTCTGCTGTTCCTTTTTCAAAAATGGCGCCTGCTGAGCTACCGGAGAGCTGAGTCGAGGATTTCGGAACGAATGGAGGCCAAGATACAGAATCTGGCCGCCGAGAAGGAGATATCGGACAAACTGGTGGCGGAAATTCTTACAAAGGACACAGCAGATCAAATCAAAAACCAGGGAAAGGCAAAATGGAGGAAATACGAAAGAGCTACTGTTTTATTCTCTGATATCCAGGGCTTCACAAAAATAGCTGAAGAAATGAATCCGGAGAAACTGATCGATGAACTGGATACTTTCTTTTTTCACTTCGACTCGGTGGTGGAAAAATACAATATTGAGAAGATCAAAACTATTGGGGATGCCTATATGGCTGCCGGGGGGATTCCGAAAAAGAACAGTACTAACCCGGTGGAGGTTGTGCTGGCAGCTTTGGAGATGCAAACTTATATGCAACAACTTAAAAGCACCAGGGCCAAGATCTGGGATCTGAGAATCGGGATTCATACCGGACCGGTTATCGCGGGAGTAGTTGGCCATAAAAAGCTTTCTTACGATATATGGGGCGATACGGTGAATACCGCTTCGCGGATGGAATCATCGGGGACTCCCGGAAAAATAAATATCTCCGGTATGACTTACAGTATGGTAAAAGACTTTTTCATTTGTGAATACAGGGGAAAGTTACCTGTTAAATACAAAGGGAATATCGATATGTACTATGTGAGCGGACTTCGCCCGGAATTATCGGTCGACCTGAAGGGTATTCCCAACAAGCGCTTTTTTACCAAACTTCAATTACTCAGGCTGGGTGACCTGGAGGAGATGGTATTCGATGATATCTTAAAGCGTTTACCTGAAACGCTTCATTTTCACAGCCTGGAATACGCCAGAAGGGTATATAATCAATCCTTCCTGCTCTGCCGCTCAGAAGAGATTGAACAGGAGGACCGGCTTTTAGTAAGGACCGCAGCCTTAATGCTCTTAACCGGGCTCACCCAGGACTATCTGAACTTCGAAAATCGTTCTTCGGTTATCAGCAGGGAGATCCTCCCTGATTTTTCCTACTCGGAAGGTCAGATCGACCAGATATGCAATCTGATACTGGCCACCAAAAGGCCTTTTAAGCCCAATAACCGGCTGGAAAAAATCCTGATTGATGCCAAAATGGAATATCTCGGCCGTCCCGATTATTCCGATCAGATAAAACTCCTGTACCAGGAATTGAGGAAGACCGGATCAAAAATAAATGGGCAGCAGTTTAAGAAACAGCAACTGGAGCTCTTATTTGAATTTCAGTTTTATACAGTGGCGGCTAAAAGAATGCGAGAGGTATCCGGCAATGAACAAATGTCCATCCTGGAGCAGGAAAGATGGATATAA
- a CDS encoding branched-chain amino acid aminotransferase — MMELDWKNLGFGIMKTDYNVRCLYKDGKWGKLEVSPDPYLPIHIGATCLHYGQESFEGLKAFAGKDGHIRLFRHEENAKRMIRSAKGILLAEVPVELFMEAVEKVVLLNKRFVPPYGTGASLYIRPLLIGTGPEVGVKPATEYTFLIFVMPVGPYFKAGFKPVNVMICRDHDRAAPLGTGHLKVGGNYAASMASIARAHQEGYATALYLDAKEKKYIDECGPANFFGIKDNTFITPKSHSILPSITNKSLQTLAGQMGMKVEVRPVPVEELSTFEEVGACGTAAVISPIGKVADVEEGITYSFGDGITPGPVSTKLYETLLGIQNGDLEDSFGWTKILD, encoded by the coding sequence ATCATGGAACTTGACTGGAAAAACCTGGGCTTCGGCATCATGAAGACTGATTATAATGTGCGCTGTCTTTACAAAGACGGAAAATGGGGCAAATTGGAAGTATCCCCGGATCCGTATCTTCCCATTCATATCGGGGCCACCTGCCTGCATTACGGCCAGGAATCATTCGAAGGCCTGAAAGCATTTGCCGGCAAGGACGGACACATCAGGCTGTTCAGACATGAGGAAAATGCAAAGCGAATGATCCGTTCAGCCAAAGGAATTCTTCTGGCTGAGGTTCCCGTTGAGCTATTTATGGAGGCCGTGGAGAAAGTGGTTCTGCTGAATAAGCGCTTTGTCCCCCCTTATGGCACGGGGGCATCCCTTTATATCCGTCCCCTGCTGATCGGAACGGGTCCGGAAGTCGGTGTAAAACCTGCCACAGAATACACCTTCCTTATATTTGTTATGCCGGTGGGGCCCTATTTCAAAGCTGGATTTAAACCGGTAAATGTCATGATTTGCCGGGATCATGACAGAGCCGCTCCTCTGGGGACAGGCCACCTGAAAGTCGGAGGCAACTATGCGGCCAGTATGGCATCTATTGCACGGGCTCATCAGGAGGGTTATGCCACGGCTCTGTATCTGGATGCCAAAGAGAAAAAGTACATCGACGAGTGCGGTCCTGCCAATTTCTTCGGGATCAAAGACAACACCTTTATCACCCCAAAATCACACTCTATTCTGCCATCCATAACCAACAAAAGCCTTCAGACCCTGGCCGGGCAGATGGGTATGAAAGTGGAAGTTCGTCCGGTCCCTGTGGAAGAACTCAGCACTTTTGAGGAAGTCGGAGCCTGTGGTACTGCTGCGGTAATTTCGCCCATTGGGAAAGTGGCCGATGTTGAAGAGGGGATCACCTATTCTTTCGGGGACGGGATCACACCGGGTCCGGTCTCTACGAAGCTTTACGAAACCCTTCTCGGAATCCAGAACGGTGATCTGGAGGATTCCTTCGGGTGGACCAAAATCCTGGATTAA
- the rdgB gene encoding RdgB/HAM1 family non-canonical purine NTP pyrophosphatase translates to MEIVFATNNLHKLMEISSLLGDSYRILGLKDLRIEEEIPEDHETLEENASQKAWYVFNKTGRNCFADDTGLEVDFLKGAPGVYSARYSRIGQLTFPEMEPSAGNIRKLLLQMEGSSKRSARFRTVISLIMHGKEYQFNGVVEGSISRKASGTEGFGYDPVFIPEGHESTFAEMNLSMKNRISHRARAVQGLVDFLKAM, encoded by the coding sequence ATGGAAATCGTATTTGCTACCAATAATCTTCATAAACTTATGGAGATAAGCTCCCTGTTGGGGGACAGCTATCGAATACTGGGATTGAAAGATCTCCGGATTGAGGAGGAGATCCCCGAGGATCATGAAACACTGGAAGAAAACGCTTCTCAGAAAGCCTGGTATGTTTTTAATAAAACCGGACGGAATTGCTTTGCAGACGATACTGGTCTGGAAGTGGATTTTTTGAAAGGGGCTCCGGGGGTTTATTCAGCCAGGTATTCAAGGATTGGTCAGCTCACCTTTCCCGAAATGGAACCTTCTGCAGGTAATATCCGGAAATTACTGCTGCAAATGGAAGGAAGCAGCAAGCGGTCGGCCCGTTTCCGGACGGTAATTTCACTGATTATGCATGGTAAAGAGTATCAGTTTAATGGGGTGGTAGAGGGATCTATCTCCAGGAAAGCTTCCGGGACCGAAGGATTTGGCTATGATCCCGTTTTTATTCCGGAAGGACACGAGTCCACATTTGCAGAGATGAATCTTTCCATGAAGAACCGGATCAGCCACCGGGCCAGGGCTGTGCAGGGACTGGTAGATTTTCTGAAGGCGATGTAA
- a CDS encoding DUF3098 domain-containing protein translates to MSKKSTDKESFALAKENYILLIIGFAVIILGFILMIGGKSEDPAVFNEEEIFSFRRITLAPIIVLAGFIFEIWAIMKKPKADNK, encoded by the coding sequence ATGAGTAAGAAAAGTACGGACAAAGAGAGTTTTGCTCTGGCTAAGGAGAATTACATTCTGTTGATTATTGGATTTGCTGTCATCATTCTGGGATTCATACTGATGATTGGCGGAAAATCAGAAGATCCTGCCGTTTTCAATGAAGAAGAGATTTTTAGTTTTCGCAGGATTACTCTGGCACCTATTATCGTACTGGCAGGCTTTATCTTTGAGATTTGGGCCATTATGAAAAAGCCCAAAGCAGATAACAAATGA
- a CDS encoding permease-like cell division protein FtsX yields the protein MSKKENRTYSRRIRSSYITSIISISLVLLLLGMVGLLLINGRNIRKQVMESIGFNVILKENVKEADIYQLQKILDSREFILSTEYITKEEAALETEQMLGEDFIRFLGYNPLPPSIRVRLHQPWANPDSVMIIEQDLMNYDSIEEVYYKKSLLYAVNENIRQITVIILGFSILLALISVTLINNTIRLSIYSKRFIINTMQLVGANRSFIRRPFLFTSAASGFTGSMVALALLFALIYLLQEEFEGVISLKDYDMLSILALGVILTGIVLNWVSTFFAVNKYLNIKTDKLY from the coding sequence ATGTCAAAGAAGGAAAACAGGACATATTCCCGGAGAATACGAAGCTCCTATATTACCTCGATCATTAGTATCTCGCTGGTTTTATTGCTGCTCGGGATGGTAGGGCTATTGCTGATCAACGGACGCAATATCCGGAAACAGGTGATGGAGAGCATTGGTTTCAATGTAATACTCAAAGAAAATGTCAAGGAAGCAGACATCTACCAGCTTCAGAAAATACTGGATTCCAGGGAGTTTATTCTGTCAACGGAGTATATCACCAAAGAGGAGGCCGCCTTGGAAACCGAACAGATGCTGGGGGAAGATTTTATCCGCTTTTTAGGCTACAACCCTCTTCCACCTTCCATCAGGGTCAGATTGCATCAGCCCTGGGCCAACCCCGATTCGGTCATGATTATTGAGCAGGATCTGATGAATTACGACTCCATAGAGGAGGTGTATTATAAAAAATCACTGTTATATGCAGTGAATGAAAATATCCGGCAGATCACGGTGATCATCCTGGGTTTTTCCATTCTGCTTGCATTGATCTCTGTCACCCTGATAAACAATACCATCAGGTTATCGATTTATTCCAAGCGATTTATCATTAATACCATGCAACTGGTAGGAGCCAACAGAAGTTTTATCCGCAGGCCCTTCCTGTTCACCAGCGCAGCCAGCGGATTCACGGGAAGTATGGTAGCGCTTGCATTGTTGTTCGCTTTGATTTACCTGCTTCAGGAAGAATTTGAAGGGGTAATATCCCTTAAAGATTATGACATGCTGTCCATTCTGGCTCTGGGAGTGATCCTCACAGGTATCGTCCTCAACTGGGTATCGACCTTTTTTGCCGTGAATAAATATCTGAATATAAAAACCGATAAGCTTTACTAA
- a CDS encoding two-component regulator propeller domain-containing protein, which yields MRDRLFLLVFGFITGVSLPLSGQITMGQWRTHLPYQYCTLVEATDDRVYCSTTGGLFYYNLEDHLVEKISKIDGLSDNGVSAMRWSEELETLILAYENSNLDIIRNNTIVNLPDIMKKQITGDKSIYDIYYIGTRAYLSTGFGIVVINLERDEISETYLIGDNGQTLKVNQLSSDGSYLYAATDQGIRRALLSDPFLVDYNAWELLTDIPGSGGAFGSVACFENHVFASSDDPAGEQDQVYYSSGMAWIPYPYFTGNICHEILNQGNFLSLVDDTAVHLINTDFLVVQQMFSPKPRSAVLDTRGDLWLADNGWGLMTNQGGGTWTITPDGPYSTSVFDMESAEGVLHAVVGGISGSWNNLWNTATLETLADDEWSWKHSWEDRDLIKLAIDPDDPYHVYTASWGMGILEYRGDEITRYNESNSSLQTIIPGPYVRIGGVALDPDGNLWMTNSNVAEPISVRKADGTWKSFRVDNLITSFNALGDILVSSSGQKWVIVPRGNGLFAMDDNRTIEDISDDIYKKVSVVDKFGKVITNDVYSFAEDHHGNLWLGTNQGVLVMYSPYRLFSDGSIYAQEILIPRNDGSGFADPLLGTQVITSIEVDGANRKWLGTSGGGAYLVSEDGFSEINHFNTSNSPLLSNTLTDICVDGISGEVFFGTDKGIISYKGEALQGSPAFNHVVVYPNPVRENFDGNVAIKGLMERSTVKITDMSGNLVFETESLGGQAIWDGKNLRGERVATGVYMIYLSSGDGTQSHVTKLLFIH from the coding sequence ATGCGGGACAGGCTATTTCTATTAGTATTTGGGTTTATTACCGGGGTATCTCTTCCTTTATCGGGTCAGATTACCATGGGACAGTGGAGGACACATCTTCCTTATCAGTACTGTACTCTGGTGGAGGCCACCGACGACAGGGTATATTGTTCCACAACGGGCGGGCTTTTTTACTATAACCTGGAGGATCACCTGGTGGAGAAAATCTCCAAGATCGATGGATTATCCGATAATGGAGTTTCTGCAATGCGCTGGAGCGAAGAACTCGAAACCCTGATCCTGGCTTATGAGAACTCAAACCTGGATATCATCAGGAACAACACCATAGTGAATCTGCCGGATATTATGAAAAAGCAGATTACAGGTGATAAAAGCATTTATGATATTTACTACATCGGAACCAGGGCTTATCTGTCCACCGGATTTGGTATTGTTGTAATAAACCTGGAGAGAGATGAAATCAGTGAGACCTATCTGATCGGGGATAATGGTCAAACGCTTAAGGTGAACCAGCTTAGCTCCGATGGAAGCTATCTTTATGCGGCCACCGACCAGGGGATCAGAAGAGCCTTGCTGTCCGACCCCTTCCTTGTGGATTACAATGCCTGGGAATTGCTAACAGATATCCCTGGGTCGGGCGGAGCATTTGGATCTGTAGCCTGTTTTGAGAATCACGTGTTTGCCTCATCCGATGATCCGGCCGGTGAACAGGACCAGGTCTATTACAGCAGCGGAATGGCCTGGATTCCATATCCCTATTTTACGGGGAATATATGTCATGAGATATTGAATCAGGGCAATTTTCTGTCCCTGGTCGATGATACCGCTGTTCATCTGATTAATACGGATTTCCTGGTTGTTCAGCAGATGTTCAGTCCAAAACCCCGCTCTGCAGTTCTGGATACGCGGGGAGATCTCTGGCTGGCCGATAACGGCTGGGGACTGATGACCAACCAGGGAGGGGGAACCTGGACCATCACCCCGGACGGACCGTATTCCACTTCTGTATTTGATATGGAATCCGCTGAAGGCGTTTTGCATGCTGTTGTTGGCGGAATTTCCGGATCATGGAATAACTTATGGAATACAGCTACGCTGGAAACCCTTGCGGATGATGAGTGGAGCTGGAAACACAGCTGGGAAGACAGGGATCTGATCAAACTGGCCATAGACCCGGATGATCCATATCATGTATATACCGCTTCCTGGGGTATGGGCATACTGGAGTACAGGGGCGATGAGATTACCAGGTACAATGAAAGCAACAGCTCCCTGCAGACCATCATTCCTGGGCCCTATGTCCGGATAGGCGGTGTGGCACTGGATCCTGATGGGAATCTCTGGATGACCAATTCCAATGTGGCTGAACCGATCTCGGTAAGGAAGGCAGACGGAACCTGGAAAAGCTTTCGGGTGGATAATCTTATCACTTCGTTTAACGCGCTGGGCGACATCCTGGTGAGCAGTTCCGGTCAGAAGTGGGTCATTGTACCCAGGGGGAACGGCCTCTTTGCCATGGATGATAACCGGACCATCGAAGATATTTCCGATGATATTTACAAGAAGGTGAGCGTGGTAGATAAATTTGGTAAAGTCATCACCAATGATGTGTACTCCTTTGCTGAAGATCACCATGGAAATCTCTGGCTGGGTACCAACCAGGGAGTCCTGGTCATGTACAGCCCATACAGACTGTTTTCAGATGGCAGCATTTATGCGCAGGAGATTCTTATTCCCAGAAATGACGGGAGCGGCTTTGCCGATCCTTTACTGGGTACCCAGGTTATCACCAGTATAGAGGTGGATGGGGCCAACAGAAAATGGCTGGGGACCTCCGGCGGAGGGGCCTATCTGGTTTCTGAGGATGGGTTTAGTGAGATTAATCATTTCAATACCAGTAACAGTCCCCTGCTTTCCAATACACTCACGGATATCTGTGTGGATGGAATATCCGGTGAAGTCTTTTTTGGCACGGACAAGGGAATTATCTCCTACAAGGGAGAAGCTCTTCAGGGGAGTCCGGCTTTTAATCATGTGGTCGTATATCCCAATCCGGTAAGGGAAAACTTCGACGGGAATGTGGCTATAAAGGGATTGATGGAAAGAAGCACCGTGAAGATTACCGATATGAGTGGCAACCTGGTGTTTGAAACCGAGTCGCTGGGTGGTCAGGCTATTTGGGATGGGAAAAATTTAAGAGGGGAACGCGTTGCGACGGGCGTCTATATGATCTATCTCTCCAGCGGGGACGGAACACAGTCTCATGTGACCAAGCTTCTTTTCATTCATTAG
- a CDS encoding undecaprenyl-diphosphate phosphatase: MTWLEALILGLIQGLTEFLPVSSSGHLEIGKVLLNVEIKESLSFTVLVHFATVLSTITVFYKDILKLLGGLFQFKWNEETRYVSKILLSMVPVLFVGIFFREQLEALFSGNLALVGSALLVIALLLFSTQLVKPGTKKIPFLDALLMGIAQAIATIPGISRSGATISAGLLLKNGRSEVAQFSFLMVLFPIIGAALLDILSISSSGSESTIATGSLIIGFLAAYLSGYLACRWMINLVKKGNLYWFAIYCAIVGVVSIIFA, from the coding sequence ATGACCTGGCTTGAAGCATTGATCCTTGGTCTGATCCAGGGACTTACTGAATTTCTTCCTGTAAGCAGCAGCGGACACCTGGAAATCGGAAAAGTCCTGTTAAACGTGGAGATAAAAGAGAGTCTCTCCTTTACAGTACTGGTCCATTTTGCCACCGTATTAAGTACCATTACTGTTTTTTATAAGGATATTTTAAAACTCCTTGGCGGACTTTTTCAATTCAAATGGAACGAGGAGACCCGCTACGTTAGCAAAATACTCTTATCGATGGTCCCCGTGCTGTTTGTAGGGATTTTCTTCCGGGAACAGCTCGAAGCACTTTTTTCCGGAAATCTTGCGCTGGTGGGCAGTGCCCTGCTGGTAATTGCGCTCCTGCTGTTCTCCACCCAACTGGTAAAACCAGGGACAAAGAAGATTCCCTTCCTGGATGCACTCCTGATGGGAATTGCCCAGGCCATTGCAACCATTCCGGGTATTTCCCGTTCTGGCGCTACCATTTCCGCCGGGCTCTTACTAAAGAACGGACGCAGTGAGGTGGCACAATTCTCCTTCCTGATGGTATTATTTCCCATCATCGGGGCCGCCCTCCTGGATATTCTTTCGATTTCTTCTTCAGGCTCAGAGAGCACCATAGCCACGGGATCTCTGATCATCGGTTTTCTGGCTGCCTACCTGTCGGGTTACCTGGCATGCAGATGGATGATCAATCTTGTAAAGAAAGGGAATCTCTACTGGTTTGCCATCTATTGTGCGATTGTTGGAGTGGTTTCAATTATCTTTGCCTGA